A genomic segment from Gavia stellata isolate bGavSte3 chromosome 6, bGavSte3.hap2, whole genome shotgun sequence encodes:
- the COL6A6 gene encoding LOW QUALITY PROTEIN: collagen alpha-6(VI) chain (The sequence of the model RefSeq protein was modified relative to this genomic sequence to represent the inferred CDS: inserted 2 bases in 1 codon; deleted 3 bases in 2 codons; substituted 3 bases at 3 genomic stop codons): MHLPISPAIKYPFLRKIVLCISYCLCVFSREVFKMDDWKPLLVLLFVSNFCSIDAQQTDISFVIVSVQQEFGVCHVTVLNHTDTDFVLPNIKAINHCVQQVLHDFEVLCPYAPGSIYQEDAFAKQYADVIFLVDCIENISPSAFGKVKRFISQIVRQLDVGLNKYRIGLVQFSGIGQMVFLLNTHENKEEVLDHIQHSIAFTGGSSNTGSAMKFLQENFFMDVAGSWLSKGTPQVVVVITPSGSRDKIMEAAWMLEEMGVKVFSADVGYFDEEEENMRPSSSMTYEGESIDLLWQNIVSDMEASHQKLYDLDPSVPAVCFSVTVADIVFLVDESNKIGSKTLQLIRTFLLKIVNALGTGPGNIRVGLVLYSNELRLESTLDAFKDKLEILNYLKNLSYQGRQTYTGAAIEFMRKKVFTPEAGSRKKQGVQQIAVVITDGQSLDDXTEPASKLRCKGVTVYAVGIQNITESSKLDKITTYPPRKHVTTLKFFLQLSNIGWKIKKWLCSETVTKMFVVPVQLRSLKKVQGSSGVTHLQFKNVQQLVEALVNDSVVGVDKVQFDVLVCSSKWEMHFSLNSSFSESQSREAVFILKPLPGQPFTARALSFARQRFGVNXGGHASFLAVTRILILTDEPTVPLDRPNLSMAIKALKGGGISLTAVGVNKASRAELGEITEHQERLXFAQSYDALTMKMLGNSVSAMKMTVCSSQVADLVFFTDGSESISKSNFSVMKIFTMEVVDSFVISRGKACVGVVQYSQEPQKEFSLNEFYTDTMIKEQINRIEQLQSSTLTGKGLRLVQSLFQPTNRGCKSQGVSQNLVVITGGYSADKVKNAAMTLRSDGIHVFAVGIGIINSFELLLIAGDARRVFTVENFDALKAIERSTVNQVCESKDLPSXDCDIDLSVAIDISRRKQPASTVLLKQKLQAFLPKLLLQMKSLPNTSCNAGSPVNIRFKFQVLAQTKQFIFDSDFEDYNEEIIQKFLDAQTTVDTYLNADFLQALEKFFSVTFAEVKVLLVFSDGLDDSLEELRKAADSLRFKGLDALLLVGLDNTQNLTELQEIEFGRGFGYNEPLSVGFAEIANILERNLDAVAERKCCKVVCKCLGENGDHGGQGSPGRKGSTGYRGSPGHPGEEGGIGERGPAGFNGTQGDRGCPGARGHKGSRGYRGSQGEHGESGFDGTDGEQGELGFPGPSGEKGNTGKRGRKGPRGEPGERGESGLRGDHGDPGTSNNVPGPKGEKGNPAWQGDPGPHGLQGEQGDAGPDGAAGRRGLPGIKGEQGDLGEAGYPGDSGLPGPQGPRGLQGIRGPPGPQGMPGPLASLGAPGSPGSAGKLGARGAKGEPGDPGEKGTVGPAGQRGMPGMDGRDAYGPEGSKGAKGESGFIGCPGPEGEDGDPGILGAEGPKGVRGRRGNAGTPGSLGDPGDQGPSGPMGAKGPMGTILMEPCELVNFTRKKCPCSSDTCPVYPTDVVFAFDMSEDVTPAAFERMRNIVMLLLKTIKISESNCPTGARVSIVSFNTNMRYLIRFSEFKKSNLLLQAVQRIPLERSTGKRNIGAAMRFVARHVFKRVRQGILTRKVALFFASGPSQDDVAISTALLELSALDITPVVIAFNEVPNIRRAFSIDDSRRFQLFVWEGQQDESLESVTYCTLCFDKCKPSTNCEVPFSPPVLMDMDITYIMDSSRSISSEEFQRAKDFVSNMLDQFVVSSQPNESYGGIRVALVQQAPRGFLPDRNQTPVALEFDLVTYSNKDAMKKHIQESVHQLGGPSAIASALKWTVENVFFKAPRQRKHRVIFAIVGSKTSTWDREKLREISLGAKCQGFTLFTVALGNDVSDDQLMELSSSPTDQHLLTLGRVSTSEMVYAHRFSRAFLNLLQQEMNSYPSPELQEECENLDQGDTEQQVSMIERMPFPGTNEIGYGHGLEDIERTESRVLENIRETATEPVYTMPEMRYDYEENEYFTEEDAEGEKPQEYGEAQEENEENLEETVETRAAYTDYDACDLAQDSGECQNYVLKWYYNKEQKMCGQFWYGGCGGNKNRFETQEECGFLCIESS; this comes from the exons ATGCACCTACCGATTTCCCCCGCAATTAAATATCCCTTTCTGAGGAAAATTGTGCTCTGTATTTCTTACtgtctttgt gttttttctaggGAGGTTTTCAAAATGGATGACTGGAAACCacttcttgttcttctctttgtttccaACTTCTGCTCTATAGATGCACAGCAGACTG ATATCAGTTTTGTTATAGTTAGTGTTCAACAAGAATTCGGTGTATGCCACGTCACTGTACTGAATCATACCGACACAGATTTTGTCTTGCCCAATATCAAAGCCATTAACCATTGTGTACAACAAGTCTTGCATGATTTTGAAGTTCTTTGTCCCTATGCTCCAGGATCCATCTACCAGGAGGATG CATTTGCAAAACAATATGCTGATGTTATTTTCCTTGTTGACTGCATTGAGAACATAAGCCCTTCAGCCTTTGGGAAAGTAAAACGCTTCATCTCCCAAATAGTCAGACAGCTAGATGTTGGGCTTAACAAGTATAGGATTGGCTTAGTCCAGTTTAGTGGCATAGGACAGATGGTGTTTTTACTGAACacacatgaaaataaagaagaggTGCTTGACCACATTCAGCACAGCATTGCATTCACTGGAGGCTCATCGAATACTGGAAGTGCCATGAAGTTTTTGCAGGAAAACTTTTTCATGGATGTTGCTGGAAGCTGGCTCAGCAAAGGCACTCCACAGGTTGTAGTGGTCATCACACCTTCTGGATCCAGAGACAAGATCATGGAGGCAGCCTGGATGCTAGAAGAGATGGGGGTAAAAGTTTTCTCAGCTGATGTTGGATACTttgatgaggaagaagaaaatatgagaCCCTCCTCTAGCATGACTTATGAAGGGGAGAGCATTGACCTTCTCTGGCAGAACATTGTCAGTGATATGGAAGCCTCGCATCAGAAGCTTTATGACCTTGATCCAAGTGTACCAGCAG TGTGTTTCAGTGTGACTGTTGCAGATATTGTGTTCCTTGTGGATGAATCCAACAAAATTGGGTCAAAAACCTTGCAGCTGATAAGGAcctttctattaaaaattgTTAATGCCCTAGGTACTGGTCCAGGTAACATT AGAGTTGGGCTAGTGCTGTACAGTAATGAGCTGAGGCTAGAGTCCACCCTGGACGCGTTCAAGGACAAATTGGAAATCCTGAATTACTTGAAGAACTTATCATATCAAGGCAGGCAAACATACACTGGAGCAGCCATTGAATTCATGAGGAAGAAGGTTTTTACTCCAGAAgcaggcagcaggaaaaaacaaggaGTGCAGCAGATTGCTGTGGTGATCACTGATGGCCAGTCCTTGGATGATTAAACTGAACCAGCATCTAAACTAAGATGTAAAGGTGTTACTGTCTATGCTGTGGGCATCCAGAATATCACAGAGAGTAGCAAGCTTGATAAAATTACAACTTATCCCCCAAGGAAACATGTCACCACCCTGAAATTTTTTCTACAGTTGTCAAATATTggatggaaaataaagaaatggctTTGTAGTGAGACTGTGACAAAAATGTTTGTAGTCCCAGTACAGTTGCGAAGTTTGAAAAAAG TGCAAGGGTCATCTGGTGTTACACATCTGCAGTTCAAAAATGTGCAGCAGCTCGTAGAAGCATTAGTTAATGACTCAGTGGTTGGGGTGGATAAAGTTCAATTTGATGTTTTGGTCTGTAGCTCCAAGTGGGAGATGCATTTCTCACTGAATTCATCCTTCTCTGAGTCTCAGAGTAGGGAAGCAGTATTCATCTTGAAGCCTCTGCCAGGCCAGCCCTtcacagcaagagctttgagcTTTGCCAGGCAGAGATTTGGTGTGAACTAGGGTGGGCATGCGTCTTTCCTTGCTGTCACCAGGATCCTTATTCTTACTGATGAACCAACTGTACCATTGGATAGACCCAACCTTTCCATGGCCATAAAAGCTTTGAAGGGAGGTGGAATCAGTTTAACTGCTGTTGGAGTGAACAAAGCAAGCAGAGCAGAACTTGGAGAGATTACTGAACATCAAGAAAGATT CTTTGCACAGAGCTATGATGCACTGACAATGAAAATGTTAGGGAACTCTGTTTCTGCAATGAAAATGACAG TTTGCAGTAGTCAAGTGGCAGATCTGGTATTCTTCACAGATGGATCAGAAAGCATATCAAAGAGTAACTTTTCTGTCATGAAGATCTTCACAATGGAAGTTGTGGACAGCTTTGTTATTTCTAGGGGCAAAGCATGTGTTGGAGTAGTCCAGTACAGCCAAGAGCCCCAGAAAGAATTTTCTCTTAATGAGTTCTATACTGACACCATGATAAAGGAACAGATCAACAGAATCGAGCAATTGCAGTCCTCTACGTTAACTGGCAAAGGGCTGAGGCTTGTCCAGAGCCTTTTTCAGCCTACCAATAGAGGCTGCAAGAGCCAAGGAGTCTCACAGAACCTTGTAGTGATTACAGGTGGGTACTCTGCTGACAAGGTGAAGAATGCAGCAATGACTTTGAGAAGCGATGGGATCCATGTCTTTGCAGTTGGCATAGGGATTATAAACTCCTTTGAGCTGCTTTTAATAGCTGGTGATGCAAGGAGGGTGTTCACAGTGGAAAACTTTGATGCACTGAAAGCCATCGAGAGGAGTACTGTTAATCAGGTCTGTGAATCCAAAGATCTTCCTAGCTAGG ATTGTGACATAGATCTTTCTGTAGCAATTGATATTTCAAGGCGGAAGCAGCCAGCATCTACAGtgcttctgaaacagaaattgcAAGCATTTCTCCCTAAGCTTTTACTCCAGATGAAATCACTGCCAAATACCAGCTGTAATGCTGGCTCTCCAGTCAACATTAGATTCAAGTTCCAAGTATTGGCACAGACCAAACAATTCATCTTTGACTCTGATTTTGAAGACTATAATGAAGAGATCATCCAGAAGTTCTTGGATGCACAGACCACTGTGGACACCTACCTGAATGCAGACTTTTTACAGGCACTTGAGAAGTTCTTTAGTGTGACCTTTGCTGAAGTTAAG GTTCTGTTAGTATTTTCAGATGGGCTGGATGATTCACTGGAAGAGCTCAGAAAAGCAGCTGACTCCCTTCGCTTTAAAG GTCTTGATGCACTTCTGTTAGTTGGCCTGGACAATACACAGAACTTGACTGAACTTCAGGAAATAGAGTTTGGCAGAGGGTTTGGATACAATGAACCTCTGAGTGTTGGGTTTGCAGAGATTGCAAACATCTTGGAGAGAAACCTT GATGCTGTTGCAGAAAGGAAATGCTGTAAGGTTGTTTGTAAATGCCTTGGAGAAAATGGTGATCATGGTGGCCAGGGAAGTCCTGGAAGGAAG ggAAGTACGGGTTACAGAGGATCTCCTGGCCATCCTGGTGAGGAAGGTGGGATT GGAGAGAGAGGCCCGGCTGGTTTCAATGGGACTCAAGGAGACAGGGGATGTCCAGGTGCCAGAGGGCATAAG GGATCCAGAGGCTATAGAGGAAGTCAG GGTGAACATGGTGAGAGTGGATTTGATGGCACTGATGGAGAGCAG GGAGAACTCGGATTTCCTGGACCTTCTGGAGAGAAAGGCAACACAGGAAAACGG GGCAGAAAAGGCCCCAGAGGAGAACCAGGTGAACGAGGAGAATCTGGTCTAAGAGGAGATCAT GGAGATCCCGGGACTAGTAATAATGTTCCTGGTCCTAAGGGTGAAAAGGGGAACCCAGCATGGCAG GGAGACCCAGGACCACATGGACTCCAAGGAGAGCAGGGTGATGCTGGCCCTGAT GGTGCAGCAGGTCGAAGAGGCCTTCCAGGTATAAAG GGTGAGCAAGGAGATCTGGGGGAAGCAGGTTACCCAGGAGACTCTGGTCTTCCAGGCCCACAG GGTCCAAGAGGACTACAAGGGATCAGAGGACCTCCAGGACCACAAGGCATGCCAGGCCCTCTG GCGAGTCTGGGGGCCCCAGGTTCACCTGGCTCTGCTGGGAAGTTAGGTGCAAGAGGAGCAAAG GGTGAACCTGGTGACCCTGGAGAAAAGGGCACAGTGGGACCAGCTGGACAGAGAGGCATGCCT GGCATGGATGGTAGAGATGCCTACGGTCctgaaggaagcaaaggagCAAAG GGAGAGTCTGGATTCATAGGATGTCCTGGTCCAGAG GGAGAAGATGGAGACCCAGGCATTCTAGGAGCTGAAGGACCCAAAGGAGTTAGGGGTAGAAGA gGTAATGCTGGCACACCAGGTTCCCTGGGAGATCCAGGGGACCAAGGGCCATCAGGACCTATG gGTGCCAAGGGACCAATGGGCACCATTTTAATGGAA CCTTGTGAACTTGTGAATTTTACACGAAAAAAATGCC CTTGCTCATCAG ACACATGTCCAGTTTATCCAACTGACGTGGTGTTTGCCTTTGATATGTCTGAAGATGTTACGCCAGCTGCATTCGAAAGAATGAGGAACATTGTTATGTTATTGCTGAAGACCATTAAGATCAGTGAAAGCAATTGCCCAACAGGTGCTCGTGTCTCCATTGTTTCTTTCAATACCAATATGCGTTATCTCATCCGATTCTCAGAATTCAAAAAAAGCAACTTGCTACTACAAGCAGTCCAGAGAATACCGCTAGAGAGATCCACTGGAAAACGTAATATTGGGGCAGCCATGAGATTTGTTGCAAGACATGTCTTCAAACGTGTTCGTCAGGGCATTCTCACAAGAAAAGTTGCCCTATTTTTTGCCAGTGGTCCATCGCAGGATGATGTTGCCATCAGCACAGCTCTACTTGAGTTAAGTGCCTTGGATATCACTCCAGTGGTTATTGCCTTCAATGAAGTGCCAAATATCAGACGTGCCTTCTCA ATTGATGATAGTAGAAGATTTCAGTTATTTGTTTGGGAAGGACAACAGGATGAAAGTTTGGAGAGTGTCACGTATTGTACACTTTGCTTCG ATAAATGCAAACCAAGTACCAACTGCGAGgtgcccttttctccccctgttCTGATGGATATGGATATCACTTACATCATGGACAGCTCTCGCAGCATCAGCAGTGAAGAGTTTCAGAGAGCCAAAGACTTTGTGAGCAACATGCTAGATCAGTTTGTTGTTTCCTCACAGCCAAACGAATCTTATGGAGGCATCAGAGTGGCACTGGTGCAGCAGGCTCCCAGGGGCTTCCTGCCTGACAGAAACCAGACCCCTGTGGCCTTGGAGTTTGATCTAGTCACATACAGCAATAAAGATGCGATGAAGAAACATATACAAGAGTCTGTTCACCAACTGGGAGGCCCATCAGCTATTGCTTCTGCCTTAAAGTGGACAGTtgaaaatgtattctttaaagCCCCcagacaaagaaaacacagggtCATATTTGCAATAGTTGGAAGCAAAACAAGCACGTGGGACAGAGAGAAGCTCAGAGAAATTTCACTTGGAGCCAAGTGCCAAGGATTCACCTTGTTCACTGTTGCACTTGGCAATGATGTGAGTGACGATCAGCTGATGGAGCTGTCAAGCTCCCCCACAGACCAGCATTTACTGACATTGGGCAGGGTTTCAACATCTGAGATGGTATATGCTCACAGGTTTAGCCGGGCATTTCTAAATCTTCTACAAC AAGAAATGAACAGTTATCCTTCACCTGAACTTCAAGAAGAGTGTGAAAACTTAGATCAGGGAGACACAGAACAGCAAGTGTCTATGATTGAAAG GATGCCTTTTCCTGGAACTAATGAAATTGGTTACGGTCATGGTTTAGAAGACATTGAAAGAACTGAAAGTAGAGTCCTGGAGAATATTAGAGAGACCGCCACAGAACCTGTATACACAATGCCAGAAATGAGATATGATTATGAGGAGAATGAGTATTTCACAGAGGAAGATGCTGAAGGAGAAAAGCCACAAGAGTATGGAGAAGCTCAGGAGGAGAATGAGGAAAACTTAGAGGAAACAGTAGAAACTAGAGCTGCCTATACTGATTATG ATGCATGTGACCTTGCTCAAGATAGTGGAGAATGTCAGAATTATGTTCTGAAGTGGTACTAcaacaaagagcagaaaatgtgT